Within Pseudomonas brassicacearum, the genomic segment CGCCGGTCCCAAGGAAGCGGTGAGCCTGGTCACGGCCGGTTCGACCCTGGCGCGTCGCCTGTTGTCGCACCCCTTCCCTGTCGTTGTCGCTTGCCCGGGGCATGCGGTGGCCAAGGGTGCGTTCCTGCTGCTCTCGGCGGACTATCGCATTGGTGTGGAAGGACCGTTCAGCATCGGCCTGAACGAAGTGCAGATCGGCATGACCATGCACCACGCCGGTATCGAGCTGGCCCGTGATCGACTGCGCAAGTCGGCGTTTCATCGCTCGGTAATCAATGCCGAGATGTTCAATCCGCAGGGCGCTGTGGATGCCGGTTTCCTCGACAAGGTGGTGTCGGCCGAAGAACTGCAGGGCGCGGCCCTGGAAGCGGCGCGTCAGTTGAAAAAGATCAACATGACCGCCCACAAGAACACCAAGCTGAAAGTTCGCAAGGCCCTGCTGGAAACGCTGGACAGTGCGATTCTGCTGGATCAGGAGCACCTGGGCTGACGCTTGTAGGAGCTGTCGAGCGGAGCGAGGCTGCGATCTTTTCACTACCAATTGAGTCCGAAGCGAAAGATCAAAAGATCGCAGCCTCGCTCCGCTCGACAGCTCCTACGGGCCCAGCGGGAGCAAGCTGCCTCGCCACAGGTTCAGTCCTTCCTTAGAGTTCGGTTTTTTCCTACATAAAACGTTTAAAAGTCCGCAACCGCTCTAGGTCGCTTCTGTCACGCCATGTGGAAACATGCGCTTAAACATCGTCCATTTCCTACCTCTATAGCGGCAATTGCCGAAAACAGTGCACATCCGTACACTGCGCCACCTTTTGTCCCGATGGGGCCTGTAGATGCTGTTTGTATTGCGTATGTTGTTGATGGGCCTGCATTTTGTACTGGCTGGCGTGCTCGGGGTGCTTCTGGGTCTGTGCCGGCCATTCAACCCGGACAACAGCCGTTTATGCGCAAGGTTGTATGCGTTGCCGGCGATGTGCATTTTGCGCCTGCGGGTCCAGGCACAAGTCGACTCGCTGGTGAATAAGCCCAACGGCTGCGTCATCATCGCCAACCACCAATCCAACTACGACCTGTTCATGTTCGGCAACGTGGTGCCGCGCCGTACCGTGTGCATCGGCAAGAAGAGCCTGAAATGGGTGCCGCTGTTCGGGCAGTTGTTCTGGCTGGCGGGCAACGTGTTGATCGACCGCGGCAACGCGGTCAAGGCGCGACAGTCGATGCTCACCACCACCCATACCTTGCAGCACGAGGACACCTCGATCTGGGTTTTTCCGGAGGGCACGCGCAATCTGGGTAAGGACCTGTTGCCGTTCAAGAAAGGCGCCTTCCAGATGGCAATAGCCGCCGGTGTGCCGATTGTTCCGGTGTGCGTCAGCAGCTACATCAAGCACATGCGCCTCAATCGCTGGCGCAGCGGTGACATCCTCATACGTTCATTGCCGGCGATTCCTACGGCCGGGTTGAGCATGGATGACATGCCCGGGCTCATTGCCCAATGCCGTGAACAGATGCGCGAATGCATCGCGACAATGGATCGGCAGTTGCAGGCCGCCTGAATGGAAAACCCGCCTCGTGGCGGGTTTTCTTTTGCCGCCGAACTCCGCAGATTTTGCTGACTCTCAAGCTACAGGGCGCGTTAAGCTTGAAGCTGCCTGCCACTGCCATTTCCAATAAGAAGTGAACCACCATTATGGGTAGAGTCGTTGCTGCTGCGGTCTACAGCGCCGGTAAGAAAATCACCAATATCACCCTCGACGAAGGCAGCGCCTGGGCTGCCAAACCTGGTCATTTTGTATGGATCGGTCTCGAAGAGCCCAGCGCCGTGGAACTGACCAACCTGCAGCGTCAATTCAACCTGCACGAATTGGCGATCGAAGACGCCATGGAGAAACACAGTCGTCCCAAGCTGGAGACCTTTGGCGATGCGCTGTTCATCGTCACGTATTCGCCGATACGCAAGGACGGCAAGCTGGAATTCATTGAAACCCATATCTTTGCCGGCAAGGGCTATATCATCACCGCTCGCAATGGCCACTCAGCGTCCTACGCCCACGTCCGGCAGCGCTGTGAGGCACGTCCACTTTTGCTGAAACACGGGGAAGATTTCGTCCTCTACGCCATCCTTGATTTCGTGATTGAAAACTATCAGCCCATGGGTGAAGCCATTCACGCCGAAATCGATGAGCTGGAGCGCAACGTCATGTGCAGCTCCCTGAACGAGCGGGATATCCAGAACCTGCACAGCTTGCGCCGCGACGTGTTGCGCCTGCGTCGATACGCGGCGCCGATGGTGGAGATCAGTGAAGAGTTGCAGCGGCTCGACTTCCCCTTCATCGACAAGAACATGAGCCCGTACTTCCGTGATGTGCAGATTCATGTCACACGGCAAATGGAAGACTTGGCCACCCTGGCCGACATCGCCAGCCAGACCATCGAAGTCGGCGTGCTGCTCGAAGCGTCGCGCCAGAGCGTGGTGCAGCGCAAGTTCGCGGCCTGGGCGGCGATCCTGGCGTTTCCCACGGCCGTGGCCGGGATCTATGGGATGAACTTCCAGG encodes:
- a CDS encoding magnesium and cobalt transport protein CorA, translated to MGRVVAAAVYSAGKKITNITLDEGSAWAAKPGHFVWIGLEEPSAVELTNLQRQFNLHELAIEDAMEKHSRPKLETFGDALFIVTYSPIRKDGKLEFIETHIFAGKGYIITARNGHSASYAHVRQRCEARPLLLKHGEDFVLYAILDFVIENYQPMGEAIHAEIDELERNVMCSSLNERDIQNLHSLRRDVLRLRRYAAPMVEISEELQRLDFPFIDKNMSPYFRDVQIHVTRQMEDLATLADIASQTIEVGVLLEASRQSVVQRKFAAWAAILAFPTAVAGIYGMNFQDMPELSWQYGYFAVLGVIAVGCSSLWWSFKRSGWL
- a CDS encoding crotonase/enoyl-CoA hydratase family protein, with the translated sequence MSDLIAYHLEDGIATLTLNNGKVNAISPDVIAAFNAALDQATADRAVVIITGQPGILSGGYDLKVMTAGPKEAVSLVTAGSTLARRLLSHPFPVVVACPGHAVAKGAFLLLSADYRIGVEGPFSIGLNEVQIGMTMHHAGIELARDRLRKSAFHRSVINAEMFNPQGAVDAGFLDKVVSAEELQGAALEAARQLKKINMTAHKNTKLKVRKALLETLDSAILLDQEHLG
- a CDS encoding 1-acylglycerol-3-phosphate O-acyltransferase, translated to MLFVLRMLLMGLHFVLAGVLGVLLGLCRPFNPDNSRLCARLYALPAMCILRLRVQAQVDSLVNKPNGCVIIANHQSNYDLFMFGNVVPRRTVCIGKKSLKWVPLFGQLFWLAGNVLIDRGNAVKARQSMLTTTHTLQHEDTSIWVFPEGTRNLGKDLLPFKKGAFQMAIAAGVPIVPVCVSSYIKHMRLNRWRSGDILIRSLPAIPTAGLSMDDMPGLIAQCREQMRECIATMDRQLQAA